A single Numenius arquata chromosome 1, bNumArq3.hap1.1, whole genome shotgun sequence DNA region contains:
- the KCTD4 gene encoding BTB/POZ domain-containing protein KCTD4 — protein MERKINRREKECEEKHSNSEGSEQDKDYKTSLITLNVGGYLYITQKQTLTKYPDSFLEGIINGKIMCPFDADGHYFIDRDGLLFRHILNFLRNGELLLPEGFRENQLLAQEADFFQLKVLSDAVKSRWEKEQLACRETTFLEITDSHDRSQGLRIFCNAPDFIAKIKSRIVLVSKSRLDGFPEEFSVSSNIIQFKYFIKSENGTRLVLKEDNTFVCTLETLKFEAIMMALKCGFRLLTSLDCSKGSIVHSDALHFIK, from the coding sequence atggagagaaaaataaacagaagagaaaaggaatgcGAAGAAAAACACAGCAACTCCGAAGGCTCTGAGCAAGACAAGGACTATAAAACGTCTCTGATTACTCTGAACGTTGGTGGCTATCTATATATCACACAGAAACAGACACTAACCAAGTATCCAGACTCTTTTCTTGAAGGGATCATAAACGGAAAAATAATGTGCCCATTCGATGCAGACGGTCATTACTTCATCGACAGAGATGGACTCCTTTTCAGACACATTCTCAACTTCCTACGAAATGGAGAACTTCTTCTACCAGAAGGGTTTCGAGAAAATCAACTCTTGGCACAAGAAGCAGATTTTTTCCAGCTTAAGGTACTCTCGGATGCAGTGAAATCAAGGTGGGAGAAGGAACAGCTAGCATGCCGAGAGACTACTTTCCTGGAAATAACTGACAGCCACGACCGTTCACAAGGACTTAGAATCTTTTGTAATGCTCCTGAtttcattgcaaaaataaaatccagaattGTACTGGTGTCCAAAAGCAGGCTGGATGGATTTCCAGAGGAGTTTTCGGTATCTTCAAATATTATTCAATTCAAGTACTTCATAAAGTCTGAAAACGGTACACGACTGGTACTGAAGGAGGACAACACCTTTGTCTGCACCCTGGAAACTCTTAAGTTTGAGGCTATAATGATGGCTTTAAAATGTGGATTTAGACTGCTGACCAGTCTGGATTGCTCGAAAGGGTCAATTGTTCACAGTGATGCACTTCATTTTATCAAGTAA